Genomic DNA from Solanum pennellii chromosome 3, SPENNV200:
atttatttatttatttatcgtATCGTATTGTCAAACTTATTTGTAATGACAAACTgttccattttatgtgacaATTAATTTAGTGTAATAGTCTCTTTACCTTTTTTCTCTCatcttgttattactattacttATGTGTCATGATGTAACGAAAAATATCATCTGTCTTTTTCACAAATACAATACGGTATGagataattcaaatttattactgaagctttttcattattatataaCGACGAAAATGTTCATTTCATGTGAACGATTGACTTGAATACCAAGCAAAGTAAAACAACTGAGGTCCAGCCAAGCCTCTCACTCAAAGTGATCATTTCCTCCTATATAACCACCCTTTTCCCCCATCCACCAGCGCAAGCATGGAGGCGAAATGCACTCAACCACCCTCCTCCGCCACGATAATCAGACGAACCACCAGCACCAACGGAAGTGGTTCCGGAAACGGAACCATCATTCTCGGCAAGTACCAACTTGGCCGTTTATTAGGCCGTGGTAGCTTTGCTAAAGTCTACCACGGCCTTTGTTTAGACGATAACACAAATATCGCTATCAAAGTTATCGATAAAAAATCGATCATTGGCACCGATGTCTCAATGGAGCCCCGAATCCTACGTGAAATCTCCGTCATGTCCTGTCTTAATCATCCCAACATAATAAAACTCCATGAAGTAATGGCTACAAAATCCAAAATCTATCTTGTAATGGAGATCGCCTCTGGAGGCGATCTCCATGCCAAGCTAATCCGTCATGGACGGTTTTCTGACTCCACCGCTCGTTTCTACTTCCACCAATTAGTCTCCGCTCTCCATTACTGCCATCAAAATGGCGTTACTCACCGCGACATCAAACCTCAAAACATTCTTCTTGATCAaaataacaacatcaaaatcTCCGATTTCGGGCTCTCCGCCTTGCCTGAACAGCTGAAAAACAGTCTCCTTCATACAGCTTGCGGTACACCAGGTTATACAGCTCCAGAGGTAGCATACAGAAAGGGATACAATGGCGAAAAGGCGGATTCATGGTCTTGTGGGGTAATACTATTTGCATTTCTATCTGGATATCTTCCATTTGATTCTGGCAATTTATCAAACATGTACCGCGCTATACATCGTCGCGATTTTCGATTCCCTAATTGGGTTTCGAAATCAGCTCGGAGTGTGATTAACAAGTTACTCGATCCAAATCCGAGTACTAGATTAAGTATCGAGCAACTAATGAACCTTTCCTGGTTTAAGAAATCGAATCAACAGCAAAGATCAAGCGATTGTGTGTTCGAGAAGAATCGTACAAATTTGGGCGGGATAAATGCATTTGACATAATATCAATGTCATCAGGGTTGAATTTATCGAGGTTATTCGAGAGCGATTTGATCAATAGAGAGATGAAGTTCACGACGAATGCTCGAATCGAGGAGGTTGAAGAGAAGGTGGTGAAAATTGGAGAAGGAGGAGGGTATAGAGTTGAAAGAGGGAAAGGAAGGGGAATTGAGTTGGTTAAAGGGAGAGTTGTTTTAATGGTGGAAATTTTGGAGGTGGCAATGGAGTTATTGTTGGTTGAAGTTAAGGTTGTTAATAATGGAGGATTGGAATTTGATGATTCTCAATGGGAGGATTTGAAATTTGGGATGAAGGATATTTGTAGTTTTATGGACTCGTAACGAAGTTTACTGGtttgattaatttgaatttaccTTACGTTTACAAAAATGATATGATAAATTCAACTCACGTAGGGTATACTAAGTGGGGAAGTGAGCTTCCTACAAGTTCTTGTTTCTTCATTCTTAGCGCTTGAAATCATTCATTATAGTAGGAGGTGTTTCTTACGAATTCCTTCATTCTTAGAGCTTGACAATAGTATACTATATATAGTAGGAAATGTTTCTTATTAGTTTTTTCATTCTTCGAGCTTGATATCGATCCATTATATTGGGAAGAGCTTATGACGTTCTTTATTTGAAAGTCTTGACGCTCAATCCATGTGGAAGACGCTTCTCATGAGTTTGTTTATTTTAGAGTTTGTTATGTATAGCCATCTCTAATATTTTTGAATGTATAGGcatgttgttcttgttgattgttaagattttttgttttttgtttttgaataatAGTTTGTAAATAAAATCCTCTTCTTGATGTTtagttgaaaaaatattttcactagTTCCTTTATATAAGAAATGAGTATGTTAATTTGATATGTGACTTTAGGCTAGAACATAAACTATGAAATCAATCTTGAtctttaattatctttttagttaatttaaaataagtttaattgacaaataaaaagattattaaCCTGCTCAAATTTAAGGATTTACATTTTCTTAAGATATTATTGGCACACTTACTATAATTTACATTAAGTTATGTCAATTTATCATACTTGAAAGTGATTTGATGAAGGGTAAGAATACAAATTAATCATGATAAATCgatataaaaatatgtaaacacatataaatatttattagaatTTATATACACATTAAGTGTGTATCACTTTCTTTTTATTgtatagaaaatttaaaataaaaacactttaacttttttttggttaaaaggGTGATTGACTCAATATGTAAGTGTTTAGTCTCTATAAGATAAAAAACATTGTTTAAACTCAATCTTTACGCCTATTTAAAAGTATTTGTGATGAtctttatatttcaaaaaggattaGGTATTAGAGATTGCTATACAATTTGCACATTATAATTTTCAACTAATTGGGATTGAATCCACTCACTTTATCCAAATCAACGACCATCACTACGATCATTTATTCCTATCAATTACCACCAGCACAATCATCACCACCACTAATCATCACCTTCATAAACATCATTGTCATCAATCACCACCATCCTAATTACCGCCGCAGTTGATTGATCTTTATTGTCATTAAAAGAGTATCAATATGATAAGAGATTAGtcatattaaagaaaataacaaaaacacaagCCGTCTTAGCTCAGTGGTAGAGCGCGTGGCTTTTAACCACgtggtcgtgggttcgatccccataGACGGCGACTTTTATTTTGCGATAAggataataatttcaaaataaaacttgaaattAACTTTATTTCATGATTGGTTTGAAATATTAGCTAATCACGagattattttattccattatTTGT
This window encodes:
- the LOC107013006 gene encoding CBL-interacting serine/threonine-protein kinase 7-like, producing MEAKCTQPPSSATIIRRTTSTNGSGSGNGTIILGKYQLGRLLGRGSFAKVYHGLCLDDNTNIAIKVIDKKSIIGTDVSMEPRILREISVMSCLNHPNIIKLHEVMATKSKIYLVMEIASGGDLHAKLIRHGRFSDSTARFYFHQLVSALHYCHQNGVTHRDIKPQNILLDQNNNIKISDFGLSALPEQLKNSLLHTACGTPGYTAPEVAYRKGYNGEKADSWSCGVILFAFLSGYLPFDSGNLSNMYRAIHRRDFRFPNWVSKSARSVINKLLDPNPSTRLSIEQLMNLSWFKKSNQQQRSSDCVFEKNRTNLGGINAFDIISMSSGLNLSRLFESDLINREMKFTTNARIEEVEEKVVKIGEGGGYRVERGKGRGIELVKGRVVLMVEILEVAMELLLVEVKVVNNGGLEFDDSQWEDLKFGMKDICSFMDS